A window of Paenibacillus sp. 19GGS1-52 contains these coding sequences:
- a CDS encoding alpha/beta fold hydrolase, which translates to MERNIIIRHNREELTASIHYPIKEKGTSGRCKDRVPLAVICHGFVGNRIGADRIFVKAARELAEDGYMVIRFDYIGCGESSGNYGTEDMESMIAQTRTVLDYGISSADIDPQRVTLIGHSLGGAVALLTGVRDRRVKNLVLWSAVGYPFNDIVKIVGRDAYDRSVKSGSADHAGYLFTPVYFNSLAAFQPFQEASKFSGDILVIHGTSDDVIPVDYAFLYQKLFWTRPEGRCDKEIIFQADHTYSSGPAQVQLLKRTREWMNQQEHQQEEWQNWMI; encoded by the coding sequence ATGGAACGGAATATCATAATCCGGCATAACCGAGAAGAATTGACTGCAAGCATACATTACCCAATTAAAGAAAAAGGGACTTCCGGACGCTGCAAGGATAGAGTACCATTGGCCGTTATCTGCCATGGCTTTGTAGGCAACCGTATTGGCGCAGACCGGATTTTTGTCAAGGCTGCCCGTGAGCTGGCAGAAGACGGATATATGGTCATTCGGTTTGATTATATTGGCTGCGGAGAGAGCAGCGGCAATTATGGCACCGAGGATATGGAATCTATGATTGCTCAGACCCGTACGGTGCTCGATTATGGAATTAGCTCCGCCGATATTGATCCCCAGCGTGTAACTCTGATCGGCCATAGTCTGGGCGGAGCAGTTGCGCTCTTGACAGGTGTCCGTGACCGCCGAGTAAAGAATCTCGTGTTATGGTCTGCCGTAGGTTATCCTTTTAATGATATCGTAAAGATAGTGGGACGGGATGCGTATGATCGCTCCGTGAAGAGCGGTTCTGCTGATCATGCGGGCTACTTGTTCACACCAGTGTACTTTAACTCTCTGGCAGCCTTTCAGCCGTTTCAGGAAGCCTCTAAATTCAGTGGAGATATATTGGTGATTCACGGAACCTCTGACGATGTCATTCCGGTCGATTATGCTTTTCTCTACCAGAAGTTATTCTGGACACGACCTGAGGGGCGCTGTGACAAAGAAATCATTTTTCAAGCCGATCATACCTACTCATCGGGCCCGGCCCAAGTACAGCTGCTTAAGCGGACGAGAGAGTGGATGAACCAGCAGGAGCACCAGCAGGAGGAATGGCAAAATTGGATGATCTAA
- a CDS encoding DUF1129 family protein: MKAKEMIKENNTLREQMTPFNRSYFEDMIIAMRASRVDSIQAEELLLDAAKHLLREQRKGKNAKQTFGEKPEDYFREIMSSNPARPIRSKLNYYFMIPTTALTCFFGILAIAGLLSEWSSGSTGIFGKISLFTIIAVGVGSIILIELLMRWMKSLADDDAPKPKSFDIKGLGIYIGIVVIAVFAGKFLDALFPIIIISPWVSLILCLVGGGFLKFIFLKK, from the coding sequence ATGAAAGCTAAAGAAATGATAAAAGAAAACAACACACTGCGCGAACAGATGACGCCCTTTAACCGGTCGTATTTTGAAGATATGATCATTGCCATGCGAGCCAGCCGTGTGGACTCCATTCAGGCAGAAGAATTGCTGCTGGATGCCGCAAAGCACCTGCTGCGAGAGCAGCGTAAGGGCAAAAACGCCAAGCAGACGTTCGGAGAGAAACCCGAGGATTATTTCAGAGAAATTATGAGCAGCAATCCCGCACGTCCCATACGAAGCAAACTGAATTATTACTTCATGATCCCTACAACAGCCCTAACTTGCTTCTTCGGCATTTTGGCAATTGCCGGACTGTTATCAGAGTGGAGCAGTGGCTCAACAGGTATTTTTGGCAAAATCAGTCTCTTTACTATCATTGCAGTAGGTGTAGGTTCCATAATATTAATTGAGTTGCTGATGAGATGGATGAAATCATTGGCAGACGACGACGCCCCCAAACCTAAATCCTTCGATATCAAAGGACTTGGGATCTACATCGGAATCGTAGTCATCGCAGTCTTTGCTGGAAAGTTTCTCGATGCACTATTTCCGATCATCATAATCTCCCCGTGGGTAAGCCTGATTCTCTGCCTTGTCGGAGGGGGATTTCTAAAGTTTATATTTCTCAAGAAGTAG
- a CDS encoding SEC-C metal-binding domain-containing protein, producing MSKVGRNDLCPCGSGKKYKKCCLDKESSAVESILRLVTSEEAAAQEAMAVESKFIQAAPESAGGSESKLTLVKLRKMASRDLKWEHPAHEQLALHLIESMRSDYEKEIIFEALVLWNGYSRKTKPAVKKMGSFCAAIEYILSEEYGFLTTQAELALKYEITTATISRKVKEMLNYVEEYGMSGEDDEVLSLNPSGSPKDQEQAYLHKAKEATSSKRRIQLAEAALEAYPDSPDAYLLLAEESDNEHEARTFLRAGIAAGERELGELFFAENKGHFWGLYETRSYIRICKSYAESCWFGGNAEEAATTLENILVLNSEDNTGARYLLAAVYLYGNKLAEAERVLNQYGKDDAAAAFAYDRIVLEYKKNGITSQLKMLYRVARNVNKHVPEYLLGVKRLPHNLPDYVGMGDNNEAIEYVIMHSRLWASVPDLLKWLLKQ from the coding sequence TTGAGTAAGGTTGGAAGAAATGACTTATGCCCATGCGGAAGCGGGAAGAAATATAAAAAATGCTGCTTGGACAAGGAATCGTCTGCAGTAGAATCGATATTGCGTCTGGTAACTTCAGAGGAGGCAGCAGCTCAAGAGGCTATGGCTGTCGAATCCAAGTTCATTCAGGCTGCACCGGAATCCGCAGGAGGTTCCGAAAGTAAGCTGACGCTTGTCAAATTGAGAAAAATGGCATCGCGTGATCTGAAATGGGAGCATCCAGCGCATGAGCAGCTAGCTCTGCATCTTATCGAGAGCATGAGATCCGACTACGAGAAGGAGATTATTTTTGAAGCCCTGGTCCTCTGGAACGGCTATTCCCGTAAGACGAAACCTGCTGTGAAGAAAATGGGCTCCTTCTGTGCAGCGATCGAATATATCCTGTCTGAAGAGTACGGATTCCTGACTACACAAGCCGAGCTTGCCCTTAAATATGAGATCACAACGGCGACCATTTCACGGAAAGTTAAGGAAATGCTTAACTATGTCGAGGAGTATGGGATGAGCGGGGAGGACGATGAAGTACTCTCACTGAATCCTTCAGGCAGTCCCAAGGATCAGGAGCAGGCCTACCTGCACAAGGCCAAGGAAGCGACTTCTTCAAAACGACGGATACAGCTGGCTGAAGCAGCATTAGAGGCCTATCCTGACAGTCCTGATGCTTATCTCTTATTGGCTGAAGAATCCGACAATGAGCACGAAGCGCGTACTTTTTTAAGAGCGGGTATCGCAGCGGGAGAACGTGAGTTAGGTGAACTCTTTTTTGCGGAGAACAAAGGGCATTTCTGGGGTCTTTACGAGACCCGTTCTTACATCCGAATCTGCAAAAGCTATGCGGAATCCTGCTGGTTTGGTGGGAATGCGGAAGAAGCAGCGACGACACTGGAGAATATTCTGGTGCTCAATTCCGAGGATAATACGGGTGCACGTTACTTGCTGGCCGCTGTTTACCTCTATGGCAATAAGCTGGCCGAGGCAGAACGGGTGCTGAATCAATACGGCAAGGATGATGCGGCCGCAGCTTTTGCCTATGACCGGATTGTGTTGGAGTATAAAAAGAATGGAATTACCTCCCAGCTGAAGATGCTGTACCGTGTAGCACGGAATGTGAACAAGCATGTGCCAGAGTACCTTCTTGGGGTCAAAAGACTGCCGCACAACCTCCCAGATTATGTTGGAATGGGTGACAATAATGAAGCTATTGAGTATGTTATTATGCATTCCCGCCTCTGGGCGAGTGTGCCGGATCTGCTGAAATGGCTGTTGAAACAATAA
- a CDS encoding methyl-accepting chemotaxis protein, with the protein MAEKKSTKKKVKTGLRPDNKTASKGKAAQLSSRFQAVLHSFRNMGIRGKLFLSVILSVVAIFIIVSVVIYSNAKKIIVDDLNGSLTYEKGNINAKINQLLQPAEDSVELLNANAYVRDFIVQAASSDTVKTTSGYGDLIRTLNLIKGSNKNLLNVYVGLDAANKVITQDEFEPPADFNLKERSWYATAAKSKQLTVTDPYIDAGSGKMVVSLSAPILDDSGKLIGVAGADISTEQITEALSSFNYKGSGYAVLIDKSGTFIYNPNPDYILLQKMGDLGAEWKALNDEMVQWGSSVIKTNIDGEASYVSYAPAVDKQWSVALIVPKGDAEQALHLFQLIFFLSIIASIVLMSILLYFVSNNILKQIPILTASFKTAMTGDLLVRAQVTAKGEIGVLAEGFNSMISSQQNLILDIVRNSHNISDAVDNTERNIFVLDESISDISAITEELSAGMQQTAASMQEMNASTIEIENAISGIAQRAQDGAGAAKEINERAERLKEVALLSRQQADKIYGQSEEKLRQAIEQSKSISQINALSGAILDIASQTNLLSLNASIEAARAGDAGRGFAVVADEIRKLAENSRDTVSEIQGVTESVVSAVSNLVEGAESMLQFMDRQVLKDYDTMQETGLRYSEDAKFVEDLVTDFSATSQQLLASIQSMLSAISETSIATNEGAEGAGSIAAQAEQIINKSGSIVSEMDGIKNTSAELLQTVKRFKV; encoded by the coding sequence ATGGCAGAGAAGAAAAGTACCAAAAAGAAGGTCAAGACCGGGCTACGTCCGGACAATAAGACAGCGTCGAAAGGGAAAGCAGCACAGCTATCCTCCAGATTTCAGGCAGTGCTTCATTCCTTTAGGAATATGGGTATTCGTGGCAAGCTGTTTTTATCCGTTATTTTGTCAGTAGTTGCAATATTCATAATTGTGTCGGTAGTCATCTATAGCAATGCCAAGAAAATTATTGTTGATGATCTGAACGGTTCGCTGACGTATGAGAAGGGGAATATCAATGCAAAGATAAACCAGTTGCTGCAGCCTGCAGAGGATAGCGTAGAGCTTCTGAATGCGAATGCCTATGTACGGGATTTCATTGTACAGGCAGCATCTTCGGATACGGTTAAGACGACCAGTGGATATGGTGATCTAATACGAACTTTGAATCTGATCAAAGGCTCCAATAAGAACCTGCTCAATGTGTATGTAGGTCTGGATGCTGCCAATAAGGTGATTACACAGGATGAGTTCGAGCCACCAGCTGACTTTAACCTGAAGGAGCGCAGCTGGTATGCAACCGCGGCCAAGAGTAAGCAGCTTACGGTCACAGACCCTTACATTGATGCTGGTTCTGGCAAAATGGTTGTCAGTCTCAGTGCTCCGATTCTGGACGATTCTGGCAAGCTGATCGGGGTGGCTGGAGCTGATATTTCAACCGAGCAGATCACGGAGGCGCTTAGTTCTTTTAACTACAAAGGTAGCGGCTATGCGGTCTTGATCGACAAATCGGGGACTTTTATTTATAATCCTAACCCTGATTATATTTTGCTGCAAAAGATGGGAGACCTTGGGGCAGAATGGAAAGCGCTCAATGATGAGATGGTACAGTGGGGCTCTAGTGTCATTAAGACGAATATCGACGGGGAAGCCAGTTATGTGTCTTATGCGCCTGCGGTGGATAAACAGTGGTCGGTAGCGTTAATCGTACCTAAGGGGGATGCAGAACAGGCGCTTCATCTATTCCAACTGATCTTCTTTCTCTCCATCATTGCCTCTATTGTATTAATGTCTATACTTCTATATTTTGTCTCGAACAACATCCTGAAGCAAATCCCAATTCTTACAGCCTCCTTTAAGACGGCGATGACAGGTGATTTGTTAGTACGGGCTCAGGTGACAGCGAAGGGAGAAATCGGGGTTCTGGCCGAAGGCTTTAATAGTATGATCTCTTCGCAGCAAAACCTGATTCTGGACATCGTGAGGAATTCACATAATATCTCTGACGCAGTTGATAATACAGAGCGAAATATATTTGTGCTAGACGAGAGCATCTCTGATATTTCTGCAATTACGGAGGAGTTGTCGGCTGGGATGCAGCAGACGGCTGCTTCTATGCAGGAGATGAACGCTAGTACGATTGAAATTGAAAATGCAATTAGCGGAATTGCCCAAAGAGCTCAGGACGGTGCTGGAGCGGCCAAGGAAATCAATGAACGTGCTGAAAGACTTAAAGAAGTGGCTCTTCTCTCACGGCAGCAAGCCGATAAAATTTATGGGCAGAGCGAAGAGAAGCTGCGCCAGGCAATTGAACAGTCCAAGTCGATCTCACAGATCAATGCGTTATCCGGTGCGATCCTGGATATTGCATCCCAGACCAATCTGTTGTCGCTAAATGCTTCGATTGAGGCAGCCCGTGCGGGTGATGCGGGTAGAGGATTCGCTGTTGTTGCTGATGAAATCCGCAAGCTGGCTGAGAACTCGCGAGATACGGTTTCTGAAATTCAGGGGGTAACCGAATCTGTTGTTAGTGCAGTATCCAACCTGGTCGAGGGAGCTGAGAGCATGCTGCAGTTCATGGACAGGCAGGTACTGAAGGATTATGATACGATGCAGGAGACGGGACTGCGATACAGCGAGGATGCTAAATTTGTAGAGGATCTGGTGACTGATTTCAGTGCGACCTCTCAACAGCTGCTCGCTTCGATTCAGAGTATGCTTTCGGCGATCTCAGAGACCAGCATTGCTACTAATGAGGGTGCTGAAGGAGCGGGTAGTATTGCGGCCCAAGCCGAGCAGATCATCAACAAATCGGGCAGTATTGTCAGTGAGATGGATGGAATTAAGAACACTTCGGCTGAACTATTGCAGACCGTCAAGAGATTCAAAGTCTAA
- the ilvA gene encoding threonine ammonia-lyase IlvA, giving the protein MREGEGRIVGMEDIVRAHHVLREVIVRTPLQRDAVLSAKYGCNVFLKREDLQIVRSFKIRGAYNMIRSLSAEDRAKGIVCASAGNHAQGVAYSCKALGIKGKVYMPSTTPNQKVKQVRRFGGEQVEVILKGDTFDDAYEEALQACIDHSMTLIHPFDEPRIIAGNGTIAMEVMESLDIPADYVFVTIGGGGLAAGVATYMKTVSPATQIIGVEPLGAASMSEALQRGEVVTLKEINKFVDGAAVKRVGGLTFDICSRFLDDVVKVPEGKVCTTILELYNENAIVVEPAGALPVAALDMYREQILGKTVVCIVSGGNNDIDRMQEIKERSLIYEGLKHYFMINFPQRAGALREFLAEVLGPDDDITRFEYTKKHDKENGPALVGIELLSKESYAPLVERMKEKGVDYVEINKDMNLFNMLI; this is encoded by the coding sequence ATGAGAGAAGGCGAAGGCCGGATTGTAGGAATGGAAGACATCGTGCGGGCCCATCATGTGCTGCGGGAGGTCATTGTCCGGACTCCACTGCAGCGTGACGCAGTATTGTCGGCCAAATATGGCTGCAATGTTTTTTTGAAGCGTGAGGATCTGCAGATTGTCCGTTCATTCAAAATCCGTGGTGCTTACAATATGATTCGCAGTCTGTCCGCAGAGGATAGAGCCAAAGGGATTGTCTGCGCAAGTGCAGGTAACCATGCACAGGGTGTTGCCTATTCTTGCAAAGCACTAGGTATTAAAGGCAAGGTCTATATGCCAAGTACGACCCCTAACCAAAAGGTGAAGCAGGTCCGGCGGTTTGGCGGTGAGCAGGTTGAGGTTATTCTGAAGGGTGACACCTTCGATGACGCCTATGAGGAAGCACTGCAGGCTTGTATCGACCATAGCATGACGTTGATCCACCCGTTCGATGAACCACGAATTATTGCAGGCAACGGAACGATTGCAATGGAGGTTATGGAAAGTCTAGATATTCCAGCAGATTACGTATTCGTGACCATTGGCGGGGGTGGTCTAGCCGCTGGGGTTGCCACCTACATGAAGACGGTTAGCCCTGCGACCCAGATTATTGGAGTCGAGCCCCTAGGCGCGGCTTCCATGAGCGAAGCATTGCAGCGTGGAGAAGTGGTAACACTGAAGGAGATCAACAAATTCGTCGATGGTGCTGCCGTGAAGCGTGTGGGTGGGTTGACCTTCGATATATGCTCACGTTTTCTGGATGATGTGGTTAAAGTACCGGAAGGAAAGGTCTGTACTACGATTCTGGAGCTGTATAACGAGAACGCAATTGTTGTTGAACCCGCGGGTGCTTTGCCCGTTGCCGCGCTGGATATGTACCGTGAACAAATCCTTGGCAAAACGGTTGTCTGTATCGTCAGTGGTGGCAACAACGATATTGACCGCATGCAAGAGATCAAGGAGCGCTCGCTTATTTATGAAGGTTTAAAGCATTACTTCATGATCAACTTTCCACAACGGGCAGGCGCGTTGCGTGAATTTCTGGCTGAGGTGCTGGGACCTGATGATGATATCACCCGCTTCGAGTATACCAAGAAGCATGATAAGGAGAACGGGCCGGCACTTGTTGGCATCGAGCTGCTATCCAAGGAATCCTACGCCCCGCTCGTCGAGCGGATGAAGGAAAAAGGTGTAGATTATGTGGAGATCAACAAGGATATGAACCTCTTTAATATGCTTATTTAA